Proteins encoded together in one Manis pentadactyla isolate mManPen7 chromosome 6, mManPen7.hap1, whole genome shotgun sequence window:
- the LOC118913821 gene encoding LOW QUALITY PROTEIN: mitochondrial calcium uniporter regulator 1-like (The sequence of the model RefSeq protein was modified relative to this genomic sequence to represent the inferred CDS: substituted 1 base at 1 genomic stop codon), translating into MMGSAALARRGGTWSCPPGLVLGIACATGVSRPSRGRVAALASSRREISPSAGSLQLEYKARDFTSSGSRKLYFGTHALVCLLKENGFTTQQAEIIVSVLVKTVEANMDIVYKDMVTKTQQEITLQQIMSQIANVKKDMIILERSEFSALRAENKKMKLELHQVKQQVMDEMIKVRTDNKLDFNLEKSRVKLYSLNERKLLEIKKEMVAFHAQQDRGVTQTGRXDTEVAGLKTMLESHKLDNIKYLAGSVFTCLTVALGFYRLWM; encoded by the exons ATGATG ggctcTGCTGCCCTGGCCCGGCGCGGTGGCACATGGAGCTGCCCGCCGGGGCTGGTCCTGGGCATCGCCTGTGCCACCGGCGTCTCCCGCCCGAGCCGCGGCCGGGTGGCCGCCCTCGCTTCCTCAAGGAGAGAGATAAGCCCCTCTGCTGGGAGCCTGCAGCTGGAGTACAAAGCAAGAGATTTCACCTCTTCTGGGAGTAGGAAGCTCTACTTTGGCACTCATGCCTTGGTGtgtttactcaaagaaaatgggtTTACTACTCAACAAGCAGAAATCATTGTATCTGTGTTGGTCAAGACCGTAGAGGCCAACATGGACATCGTCTACAAAGACATGGTCACCAAGACACAGCAGGAGATCACTCTTCAGCAAATAATGTCTCAGATTGCTAATGTGAAAAAAGATATGATTATTTTGGAGAGGAGTGAATTTTCAGCCCTTagagcagaaaataagaaaatgaaacttgaaCTACATCAGGTAAAACAACAAGTAATGGATGAAATGATCAAAGTCCGAACTGATAACAAATTAGACTTCAATCTAGAAAAGAGCAGAGTGAAATTGTATTCATTGAATGAAAGGAAGCTGctggaaataaagaaagaaatggtggCATTTCATGCCCAGCAAGATCGTGGCGTCACCCAGACAGGAAGATAAGACACGGAGGTCGCTGGCCTTAAAACTATGCTCGAGTCACACAAGCttgacaatattaaatatttagcagGGTCTGTGTTTACATGCCTAACAGTAGCTCTGGGATTTTATCGCCTATGGATGTAA